The Erythrobacter aurantius genome includes a window with the following:
- a CDS encoding TraR/DksA family transcriptional regulator — MTQYADMAETLKSRMADLLARAKVIEDDLRHPLDADFSEQAIDLADDEALEGVDDVLRDEIRQIANALSRIENGTYGTCAKCGGEIRRERLVARPIATRCIACAE, encoded by the coding sequence ATGACCCAATATGCAGACATGGCCGAAACACTGAAAAGCCGGATGGCCGATTTGCTGGCGCGCGCCAAGGTGATCGAGGATGATCTTCGCCACCCGCTTGATGCCGATTTCAGCGAGCAGGCGATCGACCTTGCCGATGACGAGGCGCTGGAAGGGGTGGACGATGTGCTGCGCGACGAAATTCGCCAGATCGCCAATGCATTGAGCCGGATCGAAAACGGAACCTACGGCACCTGCGCCAAATGCGGCGGAGAAATCCGGCGCGAACGGCTGGTTGCACGCCCGATTGCAACCCGCTGTATCGCCTGCGCGGAATAA
- a CDS encoding type II 3-dehydroquinate dehydratase, translating to MPDTASTTVYVLNGPNLNLLGLREPEIYGSTTLDEIAGMLEDRARELGLTIDMRQTNHEGMLVDWLHEAQAEGARAVLLNAGAYTHTSIALLDAIKAIRTPVVEVHLSDPKTREPFRHLSYIGMAAALTVEGHGPDSYRIALEAVASGEV from the coding sequence ATGCCAGACACCGCCTCCACCACCGTCTATGTCCTGAACGGCCCGAACCTCAACCTGCTCGGCCTGCGCGAGCCGGAGATTTACGGCTCCACCACATTGGACGAGATCGCCGGAATGCTCGAAGATCGCGCCCGCGAACTTGGGCTGACGATCGACATGCGCCAGACCAATCACGAAGGGATGCTGGTCGACTGGCTGCACGAAGCACAGGCCGAAGGCGCGCGTGCGGTGTTGCTCAATGCCGGGGCATACACCCATACCTCGATCGCGCTGCTCGATGCGATCAAGGCGATCCGCACCCCCGTTGTCGAGGTGCATTTGTCCGATCCCAAGACGCGCGAACCGTTCCGCCATCTGTCCTATATCGGCATGGCCGCCGCGCTGACTGTCGAGGGGCACGGCCCCGATTCCTATCGCATCGCATTGGAAGCCGTAGCGTCAGGCGAAGTCTGA
- a CDS encoding DUF2946 family protein has product MNSPLRRFRLAVFALLLAGLGLNSLAPAGYMIAPSASGWLSVVVCPETNGLSRLAASPPADMHIVDHAVDHAVDHAAMGHGHESDSGSTSAAKAKDCAFGGTLKLTTGPVDPELLVAAILFVLLLGLAPSKPIFVSARPYLRPPLRGPPVFI; this is encoded by the coding sequence TTGAATTCCCCTCTGCGCCGGTTCCGGCTGGCGGTGTTCGCCCTCCTGCTTGCGGGGCTGGGGCTGAATTCGCTTGCTCCTGCGGGATATATGATCGCGCCTTCGGCTTCGGGCTGGCTGAGCGTTGTGGTCTGCCCTGAAACCAATGGGCTTTCCCGGCTCGCCGCTTCGCCGCCCGCTGATATGCACATAGTCGATCATGCGGTCGATCATGCGGTCGATCATGCTGCAATGGGTCACGGGCATGAAAGCGATAGCGGTTCGACATCGGCTGCCAAGGCCAAGGATTGCGCCTTTGGCGGCACGCTGAAGCTGACGACCGGGCCGGTCGACCCGGAATTGCTGGTCGCCGCGATCCTGTTTGTCCTGTTGCTCGGCCTTGCGCCAAGCAAGCCGATATTTGTCAGCGCGCGCCCTTATCTGCGCCCGCCGCTGCGTGGGCCGCCCGTTTTCATCTGA
- the accC gene encoding acetyl-CoA carboxylase biotin carboxylase subunit, whose protein sequence is MSINRILIANRGEIALRIHRAAHEMGIETVAVHSTADADAMHVRLADHAVCIGPPPAAESYLNHANIISAAEVAGCDAIHPGYGFLSENAKFAEIVEAHDIAWIGPKPEHIRTMGDKVEAKRTAGALGLPLVPGSDGAVSDPAEAKKIAAEIGYPVIIKAVSGGGGRGMKVCESEDKLETLMKQAGSEAKAAFGDATVYIEKYLGNPRHIEFQVFGDGNGNAIHLGERDCSLQRRHQKVLEEAPSPVISREERMRMGEVCSKAMRDMGYRGAGTIEFLWENGEFYFIEMNTRLQVEHPVTEAITGVDLVREQIRIAAGKPLSVKQEDLEFRGHAIECRINAEDPFNFAPSPGKVTYYHPAGGMHVRVDSGLYAGYSIPPYYDSMIAKLIVYGRDREGCIMRLRRALEEMVVEGVKTNIPLHQELLRQDDVLNGDYTIKWLEEWLATREG, encoded by the coding sequence ATGTCCATCAACCGCATACTGATCGCCAATCGCGGCGAAATCGCGCTGCGCATCCACCGTGCGGCGCATGAAATGGGGATCGAAACGGTCGCGGTGCACTCCACCGCCGATGCCGATGCGATGCATGTGCGGCTGGCCGATCACGCCGTGTGCATCGGCCCGCCCCCTGCCGCAGAAAGCTATCTCAACCACGCCAACATCATCTCCGCCGCGGAAGTCGCCGGATGCGATGCGATCCACCCCGGCTACGGCTTCCTGTCGGAAAACGCCAAATTCGCCGAAATCGTCGAGGCGCATGACATCGCGTGGATCGGGCCGAAACCCGAACACATCCGCACCATGGGCGACAAGGTGGAGGCAAAGCGCACCGCCGGCGCCCTTGGCCTGCCGCTGGTCCCCGGTTCGGATGGCGCGGTGTCAGACCCTGCCGAAGCGAAAAAGATCGCGGCCGAAATCGGCTATCCCGTCATCATCAAGGCCGTATCTGGCGGCGGCGGGCGCGGGATGAAAGTGTGCGAGAGCGAGGACAAGCTCGAAACGCTGATGAAGCAGGCCGGTAGCGAGGCGAAAGCCGCTTTCGGCGACGCCACCGTCTATATCGAGAAATACCTCGGCAATCCGCGCCACATCGAATTCCAGGTGTTTGGCGATGGCAATGGCAATGCGATCCATCTGGGCGAACGCGACTGTTCACTGCAACGCCGCCATCAGAAAGTGCTCGAAGAAGCGCCCTCCCCCGTCATCAGCCGCGAAGAGCGGATGCGCATGGGTGAGGTCTGCTCAAAGGCGATGCGCGACATGGGCTATCGCGGTGCTGGCACGATCGAGTTCCTGTGGGAAAACGGTGAATTCTACTTCATCGAAATGAACACCCGCCTGCAGGTCGAACACCCCGTTACCGAAGCGATCACCGGGGTCGATCTGGTGCGCGAACAGATCCGCATCGCCGCCGGGAAGCCGCTTTCGGTGAAGCAGGAAGACCTCGAATTCCGGGGCCACGCGATCGAATGCCGGATCAACGCCGAAGACCCGTTCAACTTTGCGCCTTCGCCCGGCAAGGTCACCTATTACCACCCGGCAGGCGGCATGCATGTGCGCGTCGATAGCGGGCTTTACGCCGGCTATTCGATCCCGCCCTATTACGACAGCATGATCGCCAAGCTGATCGTCTATGGCCGCGACCGCGAAGGCTGCATCATGCGCCTGCGCCGCGCGCTCGAAGAAATGGTGGTCGAAGGGGTAAAAACCAACATCCCGCTGCATCAGGAACTGCTGCGGCAAGACGACGTGCTGAACGGCGATTACACGATCAAGTGGCTGGAAGAGTGGCTGGCAACGCGCGAGGGGTAA
- a CDS encoding NAD(P)/FAD-dependent oxidoreductase, whose translation MVVVGGGAGGLELVRKLGAKYGRKKHDIILVDKNLSHIWKPLLHEVAAGSLDANLDEVGYRGHCARWGYRFFQGSLESIDREAKTIRLAPVLDDHGDELIGGHTIRYDILVLAVGSISNDFGVPGVAEHCLYLDSREQADKFRTKLLNHCLRVSRAMMADPGADARVKVAIVGAGATGVELAAELFNAAGALRHYGLEVFDESRMDVTILEAGPRILPALSEKLSGAARKELNKLGVTVREQTQVIEARRRAMVTQTGDVIEADLMVWAAGVKGAEFLGTLGLATNPRNQILVTETMQTLTDPDIFALGDCASYTPPEQDVPIPPRAQAAHQMAATVFTNIKRKQKGRKLKSFVYEDKGSLISLSRFSTVGSLMGNLVGGALAVEGRMARLIYTSLYRMHLLGIHGWLRGLGLMLVGRVNRVVRPKLKLH comes from the coding sequence ATCGTTGTCGTGGGCGGCGGTGCGGGCGGGTTGGAGCTCGTGCGCAAGCTGGGCGCGAAATACGGGCGCAAGAAGCACGACATCATCCTTGTCGACAAGAACCTGTCGCACATCTGGAAGCCGTTGCTCCACGAAGTCGCCGCCGGATCACTGGACGCGAACCTCGACGAAGTCGGCTATCGCGGGCATTGCGCGCGCTGGGGATACCGGTTTTTCCAGGGCAGCCTTGAAAGCATCGACCGCGAGGCGAAGACGATCCGCCTTGCCCCGGTGCTTGACGATCATGGCGACGAGCTGATCGGCGGGCACACCATCCGTTATGACATTCTGGTGCTGGCGGTCGGATCGATCTCCAACGATTTCGGCGTGCCGGGGGTGGCGGAACACTGCCTCTATCTCGACAGCCGCGAACAGGCGGACAAATTCCGCACCAAGCTGCTGAACCACTGTTTGCGCGTCAGCCGCGCCATGATGGCCGATCCCGGTGCCGATGCGCGGGTGAAGGTCGCAATCGTGGGCGCGGGTGCGACCGGGGTGGAGCTGGCCGCAGAACTGTTCAACGCCGCCGGGGCGCTGCGGCATTACGGGCTGGAAGTGTTCGACGAAAGCCGCATGGATGTCACCATCCTCGAAGCGGGGCCGCGCATCCTGCCCGCGCTTTCGGAAAAGCTTTCGGGCGCAGCACGCAAGGAATTGAACAAGTTGGGCGTGACTGTTCGCGAACAGACTCAGGTGATCGAGGCCCGCCGCCGCGCCATGGTGACGCAAACGGGCGATGTGATCGAAGCCGATCTGATGGTCTGGGCCGCCGGGGTGAAGGGCGCCGAATTCCTCGGCACGCTGGGCCTTGCCACCAATCCGCGCAACCAGATCCTCGTCACCGAAACGATGCAGACTTTGACCGATCCGGACATTTTCGCGCTCGGCGATTGCGCTTCCTACACCCCGCCTGAACAGGATGTTCCGATCCCTCCGCGCGCACAGGCCGCTCACCAGATGGCGGCAACAGTGTTCACCAACATCAAACGCAAGCAGAAGGGCAGGAAGCTCAAGAGCTTTGTCTACGAGGACAAGGGCTCGCTGATCTCGCTCAGCCGGTTTTCGACCGTTGGCAGCCTGATGGGCAATCTGGTCGGCGGCGCGCTGGCGGTGGAAGGGCGCATGGCGCGGCTAATCTACACCTCGCTATACCGGATGCACCTGCTCGGCATTCACGGCTGGCTGCGCGGACTGGGCCTGATGCTGGTTGGTCGGGTCAACCGCGTGGTGCGGCCCAAGCTGAAACTGCACTGA
- a CDS encoding TonB-dependent receptor plug domain-containing protein, whose translation MKQAILLCGTATLCAAFAPAQARAEMVMVASSAVDSAAEDETGQASTQANTRRTFVPEDFVRFAPRSALDMARQIPGFSIREGEGDRGLGQADTNVLINGRRISGKSNGPVAALQRIPTNEVVRLELVDGASLDIGGLTGQVLNVVTASAGGISGQFRYSPQIRSRGTPARLYEGSVAFAGGGQKDEWTLALQNDSNRRGDDGPERVFDSAGNLIDLREEIRNSDFDVFGLSGSYTRIANNENVLNITGQIGGVIRRDTEISERSGPISPVDRTRSLRSTEDEFNVELGVDYQFAVLGGRLKLIAFHRYEDSPTTSVQITEFADGSPADGTRFVRDADEGETIGRAEFTFGALGGDLVYAIEGARNYLDINSALEVLDTQGAFQPVGLAGASARVEEDRVDTGLTYSRGVAQGLQLQVSLGGEYSRISQSGPFGQTRTFYRPKGFVALDWKASPDLSIAGRVERRVGQLNFFDFIASVDLDQDRTDVTNANLVPPQSWVLEVEANIGLGALGSLALRPFYEDISDIVDQIPIAGGGQAPGNLPSAKSYGVEGDLTLLSEPLGWRGTRADLGFRYAGSSVRDPLIGNKRELGGFRTASINADLRHDFRGTSWAVGGSANWSDNAPNVRLDEIALDRESFAFVSAFVENKDVAGLTMRASVNNLVNRQNLFDRTVFADRAAGIVDFVEDRDRTFGMIFTLAIEGSF comes from the coding sequence ATGAAACAGGCAATTCTCCTTTGCGGAACCGCGACGCTGTGCGCAGCCTTCGCGCCGGCGCAAGCGCGGGCGGAGATGGTGATGGTGGCGAGCAGCGCCGTCGATTCCGCCGCTGAAGATGAAACCGGGCAGGCTTCGACACAGGCCAACACCCGCCGCACCTTTGTTCCGGAAGACTTCGTCCGCTTCGCTCCGCGCAGCGCGCTCGACATGGCGCGGCAGATTCCCGGCTTTTCCATCCGCGAAGGCGAAGGCGATCGCGGTCTTGGCCAGGCCGATACCAATGTCCTGATCAATGGCCGGCGCATTTCGGGCAAATCGAACGGCCCGGTTGCAGCGTTGCAACGCATCCCCACCAATGAGGTCGTCCGGCTGGAACTGGTCGACGGCGCCAGCCTCGACATCGGCGGTTTGACCGGACAGGTGCTGAACGTCGTCACCGCCAGCGCCGGCGGCATTTCCGGCCAGTTCCGCTACTCCCCGCAAATCCGATCACGCGGGACACCGGCACGCCTTTACGAAGGTTCGGTCGCATTCGCGGGCGGCGGGCAGAAGGATGAATGGACGCTCGCGCTGCAGAACGATTCCAATCGTCGCGGCGATGACGGGCCCGAACGCGTGTTCGACAGCGCGGGCAATCTGATCGATCTGCGCGAGGAAATCCGCAATTCGGACTTCGACGTGTTCGGCCTTTCAGGGTCGTACACCCGGATCGCCAACAACGAAAACGTGCTGAACATCACCGGCCAGATCGGCGGCGTGATCCGGCGCGATACCGAGATTTCCGAAAGGTCCGGCCCGATCTCCCCGGTCGACCGGACGCGTTCGCTGCGCAGCACCGAAGACGAATTCAATGTCGAGCTGGGCGTGGATTACCAGTTTGCGGTCTTGGGCGGTCGGCTGAAGCTGATTGCCTTTCACCGTTACGAAGACAGCCCTACCACTTCGGTACAGATTACCGAATTCGCCGATGGAAGTCCGGCGGACGGCACAAGGTTCGTGCGCGATGCCGACGAAGGGGAAACCATCGGCCGCGCCGAATTCACCTTTGGCGCGTTGGGCGGCGATCTGGTTTACGCCATCGAAGGCGCGCGCAATTATCTCGACATCAATTCCGCACTTGAAGTGCTGGATACACAGGGCGCATTCCAGCCTGTTGGTTTGGCAGGAGCAAGCGCGCGCGTGGAAGAAGACCGGGTCGATACCGGCCTCACCTACAGCCGCGGGGTGGCCCAGGGATTGCAATTGCAGGTCTCGCTGGGCGGAGAATATTCGCGCATCAGCCAATCCGGCCCCTTTGGACAGACCCGCACATTCTACCGACCCAAGGGCTTCGTCGCACTCGACTGGAAGGCGTCACCCGATCTCAGCATCGCGGGCCGGGTCGAACGGCGCGTCGGGCAGCTCAACTTCTTTGACTTCATCGCCTCGGTCGATCTCGATCAGGATAGAACCGATGTGACCAACGCCAACCTCGTGCCGCCGCAAAGCTGGGTGCTCGAAGTGGAAGCCAACATCGGCCTTGGTGCGCTCGGTTCGCTTGCGCTGCGCCCGTTCTACGAGGACATTTCCGATATCGTCGACCAGATCCCGATTGCCGGTGGCGGTCAGGCGCCGGGCAATCTGCCCTCTGCCAAGAGTTACGGCGTCGAAGGCGATCTGACGTTGCTGTCCGAACCACTGGGATGGCGTGGAACGCGGGCCGACCTCGGCTTTCGCTATGCCGGCAGTTCAGTGCGCGATCCGTTGATCGGCAACAAGCGGGAATTGGGCGGGTTCAGGACTGCGTCGATCAACGCCGACCTGCGCCATGATTTTCGCGGCACAAGCTGGGCTGTGGGCGGCTCCGCCAACTGGTCGGACAATGCACCCAATGTCCGGCTCGACGAAATCGCGCTTGATCGCGAATCTTTCGCCTTCGTTTCAGCCTTCGTGGAAAACAAGGATGTCGCCGGGCTGACCATGCGCGCCAGTGTCAACAATCTGGTGAACCGCCAGAACCTGTTCGACCGCACCGTGTTCGCTGATCGCGCGGCGGGAATCGTCGATTTCGTCGAAGATCGCGATCGCACCTTCGGCATGATCTTCACGCTGGCGATTGAAGGATCGTTCTGA
- a CDS encoding TonB-dependent receptor yields the protein MNSRYLITGGALASCLLLSHQPASAQEDTPADAGDSVLNDTIVVTAVRRDTIAQDGIPMPEQIALPADAAAIAARIPGGAVVGNGALSGQLSYRGLAGQRVLGRVNGQRFATGGPNAMDPPLHYAPSILVDRIDIARGVAPVAQGPSLAGAVNAQLVQAEFSDSASLSPQARFASQYRSVDDSHAIGGLVGMASSDWRIGLIASREEGDDYEFLGGTAVGTSFERNLYGAHAGFRTGPGELYVEYRRSETDPTGNPPFALDIVYFDTDFVQGGFRGEIADQVHLDLRLGHVAIRHLMDNQTTRQPAAPPMMARATFANADTSTAEASLRFGSQGAYLQIGGDAELTDKFVRITNPFNDAFFIDSQPNVQSERLGAFAQWRGALGEVQFELGARVDRTDQTAGVPQLGAAVPMGPRGLAAAFGAADRDRSATTFDTVLRAWVDVGDITPRVTLARKERVPSLLERFGWLPTEASFGLADGNIYVGNLDLAPETAWIAELGFDFENEVFSLRPTVFYRRVDDFIQGVPFDATIGVIDSPVEMIAAMNGDTTPLRFGNVDAELMGADLDFRIRPVARFVIEGTASYVRGRRRDIDDDLYRIAPANLRLSASWQGDRLSFGAEMFASAAQNKVALSNGEASSDSFAVFGLFARYAMHDGMAIEAGVENLFDAEYQPHLAGRSRVGASDVAVGERLPGSGQGGWVRFTKRF from the coding sequence ATGAATTCAAGATACCTGATTACAGGCGGGGCGCTTGCGTCGTGCCTGCTGCTTTCGCACCAGCCTGCCTCTGCGCAGGAAGATACCCCTGCCGATGCCGGGGACTCCGTCCTCAACGATACCATCGTCGTCACCGCCGTTCGCCGCGACACAATTGCGCAGGACGGCATACCGATGCCTGAACAGATCGCGCTGCCGGCCGATGCCGCCGCCATCGCGGCCCGTATTCCGGGCGGCGCGGTGGTGGGCAATGGCGCCCTGTCCGGGCAATTGTCGTATCGCGGCCTTGCCGGGCAACGCGTGCTGGGGCGTGTCAACGGACAGCGCTTTGCCACCGGCGGCCCCAATGCGATGGACCCGCCGCTTCATTATGCCCCGTCGATCCTGGTTGACCGGATCGACATCGCCCGCGGTGTCGCGCCCGTTGCGCAAGGCCCCTCCTTGGCCGGGGCGGTGAATGCGCAACTGGTGCAGGCCGAGTTTTCCGACAGCGCATCGCTTTCCCCGCAGGCCCGGTTTGCCAGCCAGTACCGTTCGGTGGATGACAGCCATGCGATCGGCGGGCTTGTCGGGATGGCCAGTTCCGATTGGCGGATCGGCCTGATCGCCAGCCGCGAGGAAGGGGATGATTACGAATTCCTCGGCGGCACCGCGGTCGGCACCTCGTTCGAGCGCAATCTGTATGGGGCGCATGCCGGATTCCGCACCGGGCCGGGCGAACTCTATGTCGAATACCGCCGCAGCGAAACCGACCCGACCGGCAATCCACCCTTCGCGCTCGATATCGTCTATTTCGATACCGATTTCGTGCAGGGCGGCTTTCGCGGAGAGATTGCCGATCAGGTGCATCTCGATCTGCGGCTTGGCCATGTAGCGATCCGTCACCTGATGGATAACCAGACCACCCGCCAGCCTGCCGCCCCGCCGATGATGGCGCGGGCGACATTTGCCAATGCAGACACCAGCACGGCGGAGGCGTCGCTGCGGTTCGGCTCGCAAGGCGCCTATCTCCAGATTGGCGGCGATGCCGAGCTTACGGACAAATTCGTGCGGATCACCAACCCGTTCAACGATGCGTTCTTCATCGATTCGCAGCCTAATGTTCAGTCCGAACGGCTGGGCGCGTTTGCCCAGTGGCGCGGCGCGCTAGGAGAAGTCCAGTTCGAGCTGGGGGCGCGGGTGGACCGAACCGATCAGACTGCGGGCGTGCCGCAGCTGGGTGCGGCTGTGCCTATGGGGCCGCGCGGTCTGGCAGCAGCGTTTGGCGCGGCGGACCGGGACAGGTCGGCTACCACTTTCGACACCGTCCTGCGGGCGTGGGTGGACGTGGGCGATATCACTCCCCGCGTGACGCTGGCGCGCAAGGAGCGCGTGCCAAGCCTGCTGGAACGCTTCGGCTGGTTGCCGACAGAGGCCAGCTTCGGCCTTGCCGATGGCAATATCTATGTCGGCAATCTCGATCTGGCGCCTGAAACCGCATGGATCGCCGAACTGGGCTTCGACTTCGAAAACGAGGTGTTCTCGCTGCGGCCGACGGTGTTCTATCGGCGCGTCGACGATTTCATTCAGGGCGTGCCGTTCGATGCCACCATCGGCGTGATCGACAGCCCGGTTGAAATGATTGCGGCGATGAACGGGGACACGACGCCCCTGCGCTTCGGCAATGTCGATGCGGAACTGATGGGGGCCGATCTTGATTTCCGCATCCGCCCGGTGGCGCGGTTCGTGATCGAGGGGACGGCCAGCTATGTCCGGGGCAGGCGGCGTGATATAGATGACGATCTCTATCGCATCGCGCCTGCCAACCTGCGGCTTTCGGCAAGTTGGCAGGGCGATCGTCTGTCTTTCGGGGCGGAAATGTTTGCCTCGGCTGCCCAGAACAAGGTCGCCTTGTCCAATGGCGAGGCATCAAGCGATTCCTTTGCCGTGTTCGGCCTGTTCGCGCGCTATGCGATGCACGACGGCATGGCGATCGAGGCCGGGGTCGAGAACCTGTTCGATGCCGAATACCAGCCGCATCTCGCGGGCCGCAGCAGGGTGGGTGCATCCGATGTGGCTGTGGGAGAACGCTTGCCGGGATCTGGGCAGGGCGGCTGGGTGCGCTTTACGAAGCGGTTCTGA
- a CDS encoding HpcH/HpaI aldolase/citrate lyase family protein: MTHRPTLKMRSWLFAPGDSEKKMGKAIASDADIALLDLEDSVVPERKAEARTMVAEAIAACDNRARVWVRINPLSGGLTEADLDAIMAAGPGGVFLPKAEGGEDVATLDAMLTAREEAAGIAPGSTKVAALVTETAAAMFTTGTYAGAPRLVAMSWGAEDLSSELGARVQRGEDGEYLPIFGLARSLCLLGAVKAGVAPIETVQPEFRDLEALEKRARAVRAQGFRGMLAIHPAQVAPINAAFTPSADEIAHARAVVQAFADTPGAGTVALDGNMLDRPHLALAERLLAEAEGG; the protein is encoded by the coding sequence ATGACACACCGCCCCACCCTCAAGATGCGCAGCTGGCTGTTTGCCCCGGGCGACAGCGAGAAGAAGATGGGCAAGGCCATCGCCAGCGATGCCGATATCGCCCTGCTCGACCTTGAGGATTCGGTCGTCCCAGAACGCAAGGCGGAGGCGCGGACCATGGTGGCCGAAGCGATTGCCGCTTGTGACAACCGGGCGCGCGTTTGGGTGCGGATCAACCCGCTTTCAGGCGGACTGACGGAGGCTGATCTCGACGCGATCATGGCCGCAGGGCCGGGCGGCGTGTTCCTGCCCAAGGCCGAAGGCGGAGAGGATGTCGCGACGCTCGACGCGATGCTGACCGCGCGCGAAGAAGCCGCCGGGATCGCCCCCGGTTCGACCAAGGTCGCCGCGCTCGTCACCGAAACGGCGGCGGCGATGTTCACCACCGGCACTTACGCTGGCGCGCCGCGTCTGGTGGCGATGAGCTGGGGCGCGGAGGATCTTTCGAGCGAGCTTGGCGCCCGGGTTCAGCGCGGCGAGGATGGCGAATATCTGCCGATTTTCGGACTGGCTCGCAGCCTGTGCCTGCTCGGCGCGGTCAAGGCCGGGGTCGCCCCGATCGAGACGGTACAGCCCGAATTCCGCGACCTCGAAGCGCTGGAAAAACGTGCGCGGGCGGTGCGGGCGCAGGGTTTTCGCGGGATGCTGGCCATCCACCCGGCTCAAGTCGCCCCGATCAACGCCGCCTTCACCCCCAGTGCGGATGAAATTGCCCACGCCCGCGCCGTGGTGCAGGCCTTTGCCGACACTCCGGGCGCGGGGACGGTGGCGCTGGACGGAAACATGCTCGACCGGCCGCATCTGGCGCTGGCTGAACGACTGCTAGCGGAGGCTGAAGGCGGCTGA
- a CDS encoding holin family protein: protein MVITAATRNRSAAAKALIESLIGPITSLLDKIIPDKEARAKAQLELLRLEGSQEMQMIEARLQAIVAEAQSTDPWTSRARPSFLYVMYALILFAVPMGVIAAFDPITARAIGEGMTAYLAALPEPLYALFGTGYLGYTAARQWGKIKGVER from the coding sequence TTGGTTATCACAGCCGCGACTCGCAACAGGAGCGCAGCTGCAAAGGCCCTTATCGAAAGCCTCATCGGTCCGATCACTTCCCTGCTCGACAAGATCATCCCGGACAAGGAAGCGCGCGCCAAGGCGCAGCTTGAACTGCTGCGGCTCGAAGGGTCGCAGGAAATGCAGATGATCGAGGCGCGGTTGCAGGCCATCGTCGCCGAAGCGCAAAGCACCGATCCCTGGACCAGCCGCGCCCGGCCCAGCTTCCTCTACGTGATGTATGCGCTGATCCTGTTCGCCGTACCGATGGGCGTGATCGCCGCGTTTGACCCGATCACGGCGCGCGCCATCGGCGAAGGCATGACCGCCTATCTCGCCGCCCTGCCGGAACCGCTCTACGCGCTGTTCGGCACCGGCTACCTCGGCTACACCGCCGCACGCCAATGGGGCAAGATCAAGGGTGTGGAGCGTTAG
- the yajC gene encoding preprotein translocase subunit YajC has translation MFDLLAAAGAGAAAAPPAWTNLIWIFGMIAIFWFLIIRPQMKRQKEHQERVAGLKKGDQVVTQGGLVGKVVKVDDTYAEIELAPNVKVKAVKHTIADLIEPGGKPAND, from the coding sequence ATGTTTGATCTTCTTGCCGCTGCCGGAGCCGGCGCTGCTGCCGCCCCACCTGCATGGACCAATCTGATCTGGATTTTTGGCATGATCGCCATTTTCTGGTTCCTGATCATCCGGCCTCAGATGAAGCGTCAGAAGGAACATCAGGAACGCGTGGCCGGGCTGAAGAAGGGCGATCAGGTCGTCACCCAAGGCGGTCTTGTCGGCAAGGTGGTGAAGGTGGACGATACCTATGCCGAAATAGAACTGGCGCCGAATGTGAAGGTGAAAGCGGTGAAGCACACCATCGCCGACCTGATCGAACCGGGTGGCAAGCCCGCGAACGACTGA
- the accB gene encoding acetyl-CoA carboxylase biotin carboxyl carrier protein yields the protein MADKKPSTGSNSGMNIDTALVRELAELLNETGLTEIEVEDDDRKIRVSRGGGVMAAAPMMAAPAPAAPAPAAAAPAPEAPAADTHADALKSPMVGTVYMAPEPGAANFIKVGDSVAQGDTLLIVEAMKVMNPITADKAGTIKAILVENAQPVEYDQPLVVIG from the coding sequence ATGGCTGACAAGAAGCCGAGCACGGGGTCAAACTCGGGCATGAACATCGATACCGCGCTGGTGCGCGAGCTTGCCGAACTGCTCAACGAAACCGGTCTGACCGAAATCGAGGTCGAGGATGACGATCGCAAGATCCGCGTTTCGCGTGGAGGCGGCGTCATGGCAGCAGCGCCGATGATGGCTGCACCGGCTCCCGCCGCGCCTGCACCCGCCGCCGCCGCGCCCGCACCCGAAGCGCCCGCAGCGGACACGCATGCCGACGCGCTCAAATCGCCGATGGTGGGCACCGTCTACATGGCGCCCGAACCAGGAGCGGCCAATTTCATCAAGGTCGGCGACAGCGTTGCGCAGGGCGACACGCTGCTGATCGTCGAAGCGATGAAGGTGATGAACCCGATCACTGCCGACAAGGCAGGCACGATCAAGGCGATCCTGGTCGAGAATGCGCAGCCGGTCGAATACGACCAGCCGCTCGTCGTCATCGGGTAG